A region of Equus przewalskii isolate Varuska chromosome 29, EquPr2, whole genome shotgun sequence DNA encodes the following proteins:
- the TNFRSF13C gene encoding tumor necrosis factor receptor superfamily member 13C isoform X3, whose protein sequence is MRRPARSLRGRDGTAPTQCAPAQCFDPLVRKCVACHLLRTPEPGSASPPSDPAPPRPSFPSAPCSPSPSPPPAAAGSSLAPGTALQPQESVGAGAAEAEATLPLPALLFGAPAGLGLALALVLVGLASWRWRRRRLRGAAALEAPDRDQDEALDNVIVLTPGLLDVKTPVWPPPREDPDATPPAHSVPVPATELGSTELVTTKTAGPEQQ, encoded by the exons ATGAGGCGACCGGCGAGGAGCCTGAGGGGCAGGGACGGGACGGCGCCCACGCAGTGCGCCCCGGCCCAGTGCTTCGACCCGCTGGTCCGCAAATGCGTGGCCTGCCATCTCCTCCGGACACCCGAACCTGGATCGG CCTCGCCTCCCTCCGACCCTGCCCCTCCCCGGCCGTCCTTCCCCTCCGCCCCCTGCTCCCCTTCCCCgtcccctcctccagcagccgCGGGAAGCAGCCTGGCGCCCGGGACGGCGCTGCAGCCGCAGGAGTCGGTGGGCGCCGGCGCTGCCGAGGCCGAGGCCACGCTGCCGCTCCCGGCGCTGCTCTTCGGCGCCCCGGCGGGGCTGGGCCTGGCGCTGGCCCTGGTCCTGGTGGGCCTGGCGAGCTGGCGGTGGCGGAGGCGGCGGCTCCGGGGGGCGGCTGCCCTCGAGGCCCCGGACAGAGACCAGGACG aggcTCTGGACAATGTCATCGTCCTCACCCCTGGACTCCTTGATGTCAAAACTCCTGTCTGGCCTCCACCCAGAGAAGACCCAGACGCCACCCCACCTGCCCACAGCGTCCCTGTgccagccacagagctgggctcCACTGAGCTGGTGACCACCAAGACGGCTGGCCCTGAACAACAGTAG
- the TNFRSF13C gene encoding tumor necrosis factor receptor superfamily member 13C isoform X1 translates to MRRPARSLRGRDGTAPTQCAPAQCFDPLVRKCVACHLLRTPEPGSAAAGSSLAPGTALQPQESVGAGAAEAEATLPLPALLFGAPAGLGLALALVLVGLASWRWRRRRLRGAAALEAPDRDQDEALDNVIVLTPGLLDVKTPVWPPPREDPDATPPAHSVPVPATELGSTELVTTKTAGPEQQ, encoded by the exons ATGAGGCGACCGGCGAGGAGCCTGAGGGGCAGGGACGGGACGGCGCCCACGCAGTGCGCCCCGGCCCAGTGCTTCGACCCGCTGGTCCGCAAATGCGTGGCCTGCCATCTCCTCCGGACACCCGAACCTGGATCGG cagccgCGGGAAGCAGCCTGGCGCCCGGGACGGCGCTGCAGCCGCAGGAGTCGGTGGGCGCCGGCGCTGCCGAGGCCGAGGCCACGCTGCCGCTCCCGGCGCTGCTCTTCGGCGCCCCGGCGGGGCTGGGCCTGGCGCTGGCCCTGGTCCTGGTGGGCCTGGCGAGCTGGCGGTGGCGGAGGCGGCGGCTCCGGGGGGCGGCTGCCCTCGAGGCCCCGGACAGAGACCAGGACG aggcTCTGGACAATGTCATCGTCCTCACCCCTGGACTCCTTGATGTCAAAACTCCTGTCTGGCCTCCACCCAGAGAAGACCCAGACGCCACCCCACCTGCCCACAGCGTCCCTGTgccagccacagagctgggctcCACTGAGCTGGTGACCACCAAGACGGCTGGCCCTGAACAACAGTAG
- the TNFRSF13C gene encoding tumor necrosis factor receptor superfamily member 13C isoform X2, which translates to MRRPARSLRGRDGTAPTQCAPAQCFDPLVRKCVACHLLRTPEPGSAAGSSLAPGTALQPQESVGAGAAEAEATLPLPALLFGAPAGLGLALALVLVGLASWRWRRRRLRGAAALEAPDRDQDEALDNVIVLTPGLLDVKTPVWPPPREDPDATPPAHSVPVPATELGSTELVTTKTAGPEQQ; encoded by the exons ATGAGGCGACCGGCGAGGAGCCTGAGGGGCAGGGACGGGACGGCGCCCACGCAGTGCGCCCCGGCCCAGTGCTTCGACCCGCTGGTCCGCAAATGCGTGGCCTGCCATCTCCTCCGGACACCCGAACCTGGATCGG ccgCGGGAAGCAGCCTGGCGCCCGGGACGGCGCTGCAGCCGCAGGAGTCGGTGGGCGCCGGCGCTGCCGAGGCCGAGGCCACGCTGCCGCTCCCGGCGCTGCTCTTCGGCGCCCCGGCGGGGCTGGGCCTGGCGCTGGCCCTGGTCCTGGTGGGCCTGGCGAGCTGGCGGTGGCGGAGGCGGCGGCTCCGGGGGGCGGCTGCCCTCGAGGCCCCGGACAGAGACCAGGACG aggcTCTGGACAATGTCATCGTCCTCACCCCTGGACTCCTTGATGTCAAAACTCCTGTCTGGCCTCCACCCAGAGAAGACCCAGACGCCACCCCACCTGCCCACAGCGTCCCTGTgccagccacagagctgggctcCACTGAGCTGGTGACCACCAAGACGGCTGGCCCTGAACAACAGTAG